The DNA sequence ACCGGCAAAACCTTTACCTTTAGATGTGCCAGTCACGTCAACTTTTTTCACGTCAGCGAAAATATCAACGTTAATGCTCTGACCTACGGTGAATTCGTCGCCAGAAGCGGTACGGAATTCCCACAGACCACGGCCAGCTTCAACGCCAGCTTTAGCAAAATGGCCTGCTTCAGGCTTAGTTACACGGTTTGCTTTTTTAGCACCGGCAGTTACCTGAATAGCAGTGTAGCCGTCGTTTTCCAGGCTCTTAACCTGAGTAACGCGGTTTGCTTCAATTTCGATCACGGTTACTGGGATTGAAACGCCATCTTCAGTGAAGATACGCGTCATGCCCACTTTTTTACCGACTAAACCAATCATTGTTTCAACCTCTCAATCGCTCAATGACCTGATTAACCCAGGCTGATCTGCACGTCAACACCTGCAGCCAGATCCAGACGCATCAGAGCATCAACCGTTTTTTCAGTTGGCTCAACGATGTCAACCAGACGCTTGTGAGTGCGAATTTCATACTGATCGCGCGCATCTTTGTTGACGTGCGGGGAGATCAGAACGGTAAAGCGCTCTTTGCGGGTCGGCAGAGGAATTGGACCACGAACCTGCGCACCAGTGCGCTTTGCAGTCTCAACGATTTCTGCGGTCGATTGATCGATCAGACGATGATCAAACGCTTTAAGACGGATACGGATTCTTTGGTTCTGCATGAGACCAGAGCTCCAATTATTTATAAACGAAAAAAATTACTACTCACACCCATTAC is a window from the Pantoea sp. CCBC3-3-1 genome containing:
- the rplC gene encoding 50S ribosomal protein L3, which encodes MIGLVGKKVGMTRIFTEDGVSIPVTVIEIEANRVTQVKSLENDGYTAIQVTAGAKKANRVTKPEAGHFAKAGVEAGRGLWEFRTASGDEFTVGQSINVDIFADVKKVDVTGTSKGKGFAGTVKRWNFRTQDATHGNSLSHRVPGSIGQNQTPGKVFKGKKMAGQLGNERVTVQSLDVVRVDAERNLLLVKGAVPGATGSDLIVKPAVKA
- the rpsJ gene encoding 30S ribosomal protein S10, yielding MQNQRIRIRLKAFDHRLIDQSTAEIVETAKRTGAQVRGPIPLPTRKERFTVLISPHVNKDARDQYEIRTHKRLVDIVEPTEKTVDALMRLDLAAGVDVQISLG